The Myxococcota bacterium genome has a segment encoding these proteins:
- a CDS encoding alpha/beta hydrolase, with amino-acid sequence MLPRSEQLRVGDRGPRLHALHWGAAGAPLVVLLHGGGANAHWWDHVAPALAAGRHVVALDFRGHGDSDRPDDLRPGAFDEDLRALLEHVGAGDCVLVGHSMGAHVALARAADDPPRGLVLLDPSRGSEKRRSRRLRLALSFRRSYATREEAVERFRFLPDAEHAADALRRAIARHSVEELPDGRFGYKFDSRWFGLPPAERPDPARVACPTLVVRGEESEILSDEGARALCDELPRARLAVVAGAGHHVQIDRPDAVIELLLGFLAELEAGRDARTA; translated from the coding sequence GTGCTTCCGCGCAGCGAGCAGCTCCGGGTCGGCGATCGCGGCCCCCGACTCCACGCACTCCACTGGGGCGCGGCCGGCGCGCCGCTCGTCGTGCTCCTCCACGGCGGCGGCGCGAACGCCCACTGGTGGGACCACGTGGCGCCCGCGCTCGCCGCGGGCCGCCACGTCGTCGCGCTCGACTTCCGCGGCCACGGCGACTCCGACCGCCCCGACGACCTCCGCCCCGGCGCCTTCGACGAGGACCTCCGCGCGCTGCTCGAGCACGTCGGCGCGGGCGACTGCGTGCTCGTCGGCCACTCGATGGGCGCGCACGTGGCGCTCGCGCGCGCCGCCGACGACCCGCCCCGCGGCCTCGTGCTCCTCGACCCCTCGCGCGGGAGCGAGAAGCGCAGGAGCCGGCGCCTGCGGCTCGCGCTGAGCTTCCGGCGGAGCTACGCGACGCGCGAGGAGGCCGTCGAGCGCTTCCGCTTCCTGCCCGACGCCGAGCACGCGGCCGACGCCCTGCGCCGCGCGATCGCGCGGCACTCCGTCGAGGAGCTGCCCGACGGGCGCTTCGGGTACAAGTTCGACTCGCGCTGGTTCGGCCTGCCGCCGGCCGAGCGGCCCGACCCCGCGCGCGTCGCGTGCCCGACCCTGGTCGTGCGGGGCGAGGAGAGCGAGATCCTGTCCGACGAGGGCGCGCGCGCACTGTGCGACGAGCTGCCGCGCGCGCGCCTCGCCGTCGTCGCCGGCGCCGGTCACCACGTGCAGATCGATCGGCCGGACGCCGTCATCGAGCTGCTGCTCGGGTTCCTCGCGGAGCTCGAGGCCGGCCGCGACGCGCGCACGGCCTGA
- a CDS encoding LLM class F420-dependent oxidoreductase, translated as MKLGLMAGYSPASMSLPMDTILEAERLGFDSVWTAEAYGSDAVSPAAWILARTTKIKAGTAIMQMPARAPAMTAMTAMTLDGLSGGRFVLGLGPSGPQVVEGWYGVPYGKPLTRTREYIEIVRRIFAREAPLTHDGEHYHIPNTGPGTTGQGKPLKSILHGRADLKIYTAAISPNGIECAAEAADGFFPIWMDPERYDLFAPHVDKGFAAAGRPKSLDDFDVAPFVTAVLGDDVEKCRMPVKAMMALYVGGMGSRKKNFYNDYVTRMGFEAEAKRIQDLYLDGKKAEAAAAVPDRLVDAVALVGPRERIVERLAAWKEAAARKHVGSMLIGGGVDALRVIAEEVL; from the coding sequence ATGAAGCTCGGACTGATGGCGGGCTATTCGCCCGCGTCGATGTCGCTCCCGATGGACACGATCCTCGAGGCCGAGCGCCTCGGGTTCGACTCGGTGTGGACCGCCGAGGCCTACGGATCGGACGCCGTGTCGCCGGCGGCGTGGATCCTCGCGCGCACGACGAAGATCAAGGCGGGAACGGCGATCATGCAGATGCCCGCGCGCGCGCCCGCGATGACGGCGATGACCGCGATGACGCTCGACGGCCTCTCGGGCGGGCGCTTCGTGCTGGGCCTCGGGCCGTCGGGCCCGCAGGTCGTCGAGGGCTGGTACGGCGTCCCGTACGGCAAGCCGCTCACGCGCACGCGCGAGTACATCGAGATCGTGCGCAGGATCTTCGCGCGCGAGGCGCCGCTCACGCACGACGGCGAGCACTACCACATCCCCAACACCGGCCCGGGAACGACGGGGCAGGGCAAGCCGCTCAAGAGCATCCTGCACGGGCGCGCGGACCTGAAGATCTACACGGCCGCGATCTCGCCGAACGGCATCGAGTGCGCGGCCGAAGCGGCGGACGGCTTCTTCCCCATCTGGATGGATCCCGAGCGCTACGACCTGTTCGCGCCGCACGTCGACAAGGGCTTCGCGGCGGCGGGGCGCCCGAAGTCGCTCGACGACTTCGACGTCGCGCCCTTCGTGACGGCCGTGCTCGGCGACGACGTCGAGAAGTGCCGCATGCCGGTCAAGGCGATGATGGCGCTGTACGTCGGCGGCATGGGATCGAGGAAGAAGAACTTCTACAACGACTACGTGACGCGCATGGGCTTCGAGGCCGAGGCGAAGCGGATCCAGGATCTCTACCTCGACGGCAAGAAGGCCGAGGCCGCGGCGGCGGTGCCCGACCGGCTCGTCGACGCCGTCGCGCTCGTCGGGCCGCGCGAGCGCATCGTCGAGCGGCTGGCGGCGTGGAAGGAGGCGGCGGCGCGCAAGCACGTCGGCTCGATGCTGATCGGCGGCGGCGTCGACGCGTTGCGCGTCATCGCCGAGGAGGTCCTCTAG
- a CDS encoding phosphoadenylyl-sulfate reductase has translation MAHPLPASREKELSAEVARVIERDELEPASAEEILTWAIKNFHPRLALSASFGAPDGMALLHMMHAIEPASRVVVIDTGRLPQQTYDLIDRVRDRFDKKVEVLFPDAADVGEMVREHGPNLFYESIEKRRQCCRIRKVDPLRRYLSELDAYVTGLRRDQNANRSSTRKVEIDRANGGVVKINPIADWSHERVMAYVHEHDVPLNRLHAQGYPSVGCAPCTRAVKPGEDARAGRWWWEEDGTKECGLHLQIEEGGSGI, from the coding sequence ATGGCTCATCCGCTGCCCGCCAGTCGCGAGAAGGAGCTCTCCGCCGAGGTCGCGCGGGTGATCGAGCGCGACGAGCTCGAGCCGGCGAGCGCGGAAGAGATCCTCACCTGGGCGATCAAGAACTTCCACCCGAGGCTCGCGCTGTCCGCGAGCTTCGGGGCGCCCGACGGGATGGCGCTCCTCCACATGATGCACGCGATCGAGCCGGCCTCGCGCGTGGTCGTGATCGACACGGGCCGGCTCCCGCAGCAGACGTACGACCTGATCGATCGCGTGCGCGATCGCTTCGACAAGAAGGTCGAGGTGCTCTTCCCCGACGCGGCCGACGTCGGCGAGATGGTCCGCGAGCACGGGCCCAACCTGTTCTACGAGTCGATCGAGAAGCGGCGGCAGTGCTGCCGCATCCGCAAGGTCGACCCGCTCCGCCGCTACCTGTCCGAGCTCGACGCCTACGTCACGGGCCTCCGTCGCGACCAGAACGCGAACCGCAGCAGCACGCGCAAGGTCGAGATCGACCGCGCGAACGGCGGCGTCGTGAAGATCAACCCGATCGCCGACTGGTCGCACGAGCGCGTGATGGCGTACGTGCACGAGCACGACGTGCCGCTGAACCGACTGCACGCGCAGGGCTATCCGTCCGTCGGCTGCGCGCCCTGCACGCGCGCCGTGAAGCCGGGCGAGGATGCGCGCGCGGGGCGCTGGTGGTGGGAGGAGGACGGCACGAAGGAGTGCGGTCTCCACCTGCAGATCGAGGAGGGCGGCTCGGGGATCTGA
- a CDS encoding ACT domain-containing protein, with protein sequence MRSWFLLSAIGRDKPGLVAELAQLIYDADANLEDSRMTILGSDFAVILLCSSTRREAADDIARGAKHLERDHGLTILLRGLEEGPRPSVPAPGTRLYTVSAAGEDRAGIVASICRALAARGVNIADLSTRSRPGPGGSPHYELEMRVEVPETIDVRELRDALEDEADRLVIDVALMPA encoded by the coding sequence ATGCGCAGCTGGTTCCTCCTCTCCGCCATCGGTCGCGACAAGCCCGGCCTCGTCGCCGAGCTCGCGCAGCTCATCTACGACGCGGATGCGAACCTCGAGGACTCGCGCATGACGATCCTCGGCAGCGACTTCGCGGTCATCCTGCTGTGCTCGTCGACGCGGCGCGAGGCGGCCGACGACATCGCGCGCGGCGCGAAGCACCTCGAGCGCGATCACGGGCTCACGATCCTGCTGCGCGGCCTCGAGGAGGGGCCGCGCCCGTCCGTGCCCGCGCCGGGGACGCGCCTCTACACGGTGTCCGCCGCGGGCGAGGATCGCGCCGGCATCGTCGCGAGCATCTGCCGCGCGCTCGCCGCGCGCGGCGTCAACATCGCCGACCTCTCGACGCGCAGCCGCCCCGGGCCGGGCGGCTCGCCGCACTACGAGCTCGAGATGCGCGTCGAGGTGCCCGAGACGATCGACGTGCGCGAGCTGCGCGACGCGCTCGAGGACGAGGCGGACCGGCTCGTGATCGACGTCGCGCTGATGCCCGCGTAG
- a CDS encoding DUF6178 family protein, protein MQGPPAPIDVLPEARRILALARRDEREAERALAALPLPIQVAVVCEAPAAQRAKLLGLLPAPEHAIPMLPDAELVFAVKASGLDDASWLLASATPRQIATCFDLDAWAGLAPDRAALSQWFAVIAEAGDETLVRAAHAIDAEVLALFLRSRIEVALDPKDEQWQAPPGARTLEGQFWFWARADGDDVEDVATLLDALFREDYWLYFRMMQAVMWELETELEEWSLRWRSGRLADLGFPEWDDAMRIYGFLHAEQRDVLAERPVDVAATEWDLPVWIPNLPAIAGGSHAIFRAAFDLAPEARRAFFYAFVALANKVAVADALPLGDTETLPRSIEKAARFASAGLEHVAARNATTLVDALARTTVEHLFRVGANLDPDAARPARTDAPGDDGER, encoded by the coding sequence ATGCAAGGCCCCCCGGCCCCGATCGACGTCCTCCCCGAAGCCCGACGCATCCTCGCCCTCGCCCGACGCGACGAGCGCGAGGCCGAGCGCGCGCTCGCCGCACTCCCACTTCCGATCCAGGTGGCGGTCGTGTGCGAGGCGCCGGCCGCGCAGCGCGCGAAGCTGCTTGGCCTGCTGCCCGCGCCCGAGCACGCGATCCCGATGCTCCCCGATGCCGAGCTCGTGTTCGCCGTGAAGGCGTCGGGGCTCGACGACGCGAGCTGGCTGCTCGCGAGCGCGACGCCTCGCCAGATCGCGACCTGCTTCGACCTCGACGCGTGGGCGGGCCTCGCACCCGATCGCGCCGCGCTCTCGCAGTGGTTCGCCGTGATCGCGGAGGCCGGCGACGAGACGCTCGTGCGCGCCGCGCACGCCATCGACGCGGAGGTGCTCGCGCTCTTCCTGCGCTCGCGCATCGAGGTCGCGCTCGATCCGAAGGACGAGCAGTGGCAGGCGCCGCCCGGCGCGCGCACGCTCGAGGGCCAGTTCTGGTTCTGGGCGCGCGCCGACGGCGACGACGTCGAGGACGTGGCGACGCTCCTCGACGCGCTCTTCCGCGAGGACTACTGGCTCTACTTCCGCATGATGCAGGCGGTGATGTGGGAGCTCGAGACCGAGCTCGAGGAGTGGTCGCTGCGCTGGCGCAGCGGTCGACTCGCCGACCTCGGCTTCCCGGAGTGGGACGACGCGATGCGGATCTACGGCTTCCTGCACGCGGAGCAGCGCGACGTGCTCGCCGAGCGCCCGGTCGACGTCGCCGCGACGGAGTGGGACCTGCCGGTCTGGATCCCGAACCTGCCCGCCATCGCGGGTGGCTCGCACGCGATCTTCCGCGCGGCGTTCGACCTCGCGCCCGAGGCGCGGCGCGCGTTCTTCTACGCGTTCGTGGCGCTCGCGAACAAGGTGGCGGTCGCCGACGCGCTGCCGCTCGGCGACACGGAGACGCTGCCGCGTTCGATCGAGAAGGCGGCGCGCTTCGCGAGCGCGGGGCTCGAGCACGTCGCCGCGCGCAACGCGACGACGCTCGTCGACGCGCTCGCGCGCACGACGGTCGAGCACCTCTTCCGCGTCGGAGCGAACCTCGACCCGGATGCGGCGCGGCCGGCGCGCACGGACGCACCGGGCGACGACGGCGAACGTTAG
- a CDS encoding DUF3179 domain-containing (seleno)protein, protein MPRDEILAGGPVRDAIRAVDAPGFASADDAKWVAPDTVVVGLALGGEARAYPVHLLEYHQVVNDVVAGTPVVVSYDPLAGAPVAFRAVVKEGEAPLRFGVSGLVFQSHALLFDRESESLWSPLRGEAIAGPRAGTAIARLRVRQEAFAVWRHRHPDTRVLERPDPERVDYRYSPFEAYWVSDTIPFPVAARDDRYHPKEVALGMEAGGVSRAYLGSVLTSAGGRVVDVIAGHRVHVAYDGAVGAFSWEAPDDVRVTDAYWFAWKAFHPDTEVWRPEGAASAPDDEGAAEGR, encoded by the coding sequence GTGCCGCGCGACGAGATCCTCGCGGGCGGGCCGGTGCGGGACGCCATCCGCGCCGTCGACGCCCCCGGGTTCGCGTCGGCCGACGACGCGAAGTGGGTCGCGCCCGACACCGTCGTCGTCGGCCTCGCGCTCGGCGGCGAGGCGCGCGCCTACCCCGTCCATCTGCTCGAGTACCACCAGGTCGTGAACGACGTCGTCGCCGGGACGCCCGTCGTCGTCTCGTACGATCCGCTCGCCGGCGCGCCCGTCGCGTTCCGCGCCGTCGTGAAGGAGGGCGAGGCGCCGCTGCGCTTCGGCGTCTCGGGGCTCGTCTTCCAGTCGCACGCGCTGCTCTTCGACCGCGAGAGCGAGAGCCTGTGGTCGCCGCTGCGCGGCGAGGCGATCGCCGGGCCGCGCGCCGGCACCGCCATCGCGCGACTCCGCGTCCGCCAGGAGGCGTTCGCCGTCTGGCGCCACCGGCATCCGGACACGCGCGTGCTCGAGCGGCCCGACCCCGAGCGCGTCGACTACCGCTACAGCCCGTTCGAGGCCTACTGGGTCTCCGACACGATCCCGTTCCCCGTCGCGGCGCGCGACGATCGCTACCACCCAAAGGAGGTCGCGCTCGGAATGGAAGCGGGCGGCGTCTCGCGCGCCTATCTCGGCTCGGTGCTGACGAGCGCGGGCGGGCGCGTGGTCGACGTGATCGCGGGGCACCGCGTGCACGTCGCGTACGACGGCGCGGTCGGCGCGTTCAGCTGGGAGGCGCCGGACGACGTCCGCGTCACCGACGCGTACTGGTTCGCGTGGAAGGCCTTCCATCCGGACACCGAGGTCTGGCGGCCGGAGGGCGCCGCGAGCGCGCCCGACGACGAAGGTGCGGCGGAAGGTCGTTAG
- a CDS encoding amidase, with product MTRPAAPNDPLRASVGELLAALDARQLSCVELVDAVYERIAHTQPTLNAFTNLRDRERALADARASDARRARGEARALEGLPLGVKDLEDAEGLPTTLGSRAFADAVAERDSTQVARLRAAGAIVVGKTNTPELGHTAVTKNPLFGATRNPWNLERTPGGSSGGASAAIAGGVVPIATASDGGGSVRIPASCTGCFGLKPTFGRIAQGPGELWNIDHTSVQGPLTRTVEDAARQLDATCGPDASDPFSLPAPERPFAASLDELRRAGRRLRFGFSPDLGYAVVQSDVADAVEEAALVFERLGHAIVPIAGGPPEPGREWSLLGAFEQRTKLAPWLPERREAFGRAYLEGVERGAERMTIERWHAYRVRRREIHDWCAALFEQVDLLLTPTIPYDPPPARGPLAAEVEGRAQPPANIGSFTMPFNLSLGPAASVRAGLSRAGLPVGMQIAGPRLADALVLQAAFAFERERPWHPHWPVERSDD from the coding sequence ATGACACGCCCCGCCGCCCCGAACGATCCGCTGCGCGCGTCCGTCGGCGAGCTGCTCGCCGCGCTCGACGCGCGCCAGCTCTCGTGCGTCGAGCTCGTCGACGCGGTCTACGAACGCATCGCGCACACGCAGCCGACGCTCAACGCGTTCACGAACCTGCGCGATCGCGAGCGGGCGCTCGCCGATGCGCGCGCGTCGGATGCGCGGCGCGCGCGCGGAGAGGCGCGCGCGCTCGAGGGCCTCCCGCTCGGCGTCAAGGATCTCGAGGACGCCGAGGGGCTCCCGACGACGCTCGGCTCGCGCGCCTTCGCCGACGCCGTCGCCGAGCGCGACTCGACGCAGGTGGCGCGCTTGCGCGCGGCGGGCGCGATCGTCGTCGGCAAGACGAACACGCCCGAGCTCGGGCACACGGCCGTCACGAAGAACCCGCTGTTCGGCGCGACGCGCAACCCGTGGAACCTCGAGCGCACACCGGGCGGCTCGAGCGGCGGCGCGTCGGCGGCGATCGCGGGCGGCGTCGTGCCGATCGCGACGGCGAGCGACGGCGGCGGCTCGGTGCGGATCCCGGCCTCGTGCACGGGATGCTTCGGCCTCAAGCCGACGTTCGGCCGCATCGCGCAGGGGCCGGGCGAGCTCTGGAACATCGACCACACGTCCGTGCAGGGCCCGCTCACGCGCACCGTCGAGGACGCGGCGCGTCAGCTCGACGCGACGTGCGGGCCCGACGCGAGCGATCCCTTCTCGCTGCCCGCGCCCGAACGGCCGTTCGCAGCGTCGCTCGACGAGCTGCGGCGCGCGGGCCGCCGCCTGCGATTCGGGTTCTCGCCCGACCTCGGCTATGCGGTCGTGCAGTCGGACGTCGCCGACGCAGTGGAGGAGGCGGCGCTCGTCTTCGAACGCCTCGGTCACGCGATCGTGCCGATCGCGGGCGGCCCGCCGGAGCCCGGCCGGGAATGGAGCCTGCTCGGCGCGTTCGAGCAGCGCACGAAGCTCGCCCCCTGGCTCCCGGAGCGGCGCGAGGCGTTCGGGCGCGCCTATCTCGAAGGCGTCGAGCGCGGCGCCGAGCGCATGACGATCGAGCGATGGCACGCCTATCGAGTGCGGCGCCGGGAGATCCACGACTGGTGCGCCGCGCTGTTCGAGCAGGTCGACCTCCTGCTCACGCCGACGATCCCGTACGACCCGCCGCCCGCGCGCGGCCCGCTCGCGGCCGAGGTCGAGGGACGCGCACAGCCGCCGGCGAACATCGGGAGCTTCACGATGCCGTTCAACCTCTCGCTGGGCCCGGCGGCGAGCGTGCGCGCCGGGCTCTCGCGCGCGGGGCTCCCGGTCGGGATGCAGATCGCGGGGCCGCGTCTCGCCGACGCGCTCGTGCTGCAGGCCGCGTTCGCGTTCGAGCGCGAACGACCGTGGCATCCGCACTGGCCCGTCGAGCGGAGCGACGACTGA
- a CDS encoding ATP-binding protein yields MDPGSTLRLRRVTGLAAVAWAIAAIGYSVSILFVAPDDLALPLRCSVAGTRALVEWSTPEAQNAGVQRGDRILSIDGIPMSSVLREGVGFLEPGSANRYAIEKPDGRVLVVDLAPAPASFHRRPGQTLLHVALLCVAALYLGAGGVVWWSRHERADAWAFMLFCSMMAADVASSPRLDLAPWSFPRVLANLPLLGASAFHLFSSYPIEPNWIVRHRRIRALPYLAALVLVPLVLFAGAFGDAGAAVVYESAFFFGTGLAVASLAIPLMERRRAYDAGIGARTDIMILAATLSLLPALLVLVAEALLQVPLPVHLVLLWVAIFPIAVGYGILRRQLFDFRIVARSSAAYGASTLAITGLFAFLITFADTLVDLFGVDERSVQVAFLFLAILAFDPLRDRMQRLVDQLFDRDQSRYRSAVREISEAMVSMLSLGEISDRILIAVTETMGVDRAVVLLIDERDRVLRPSAQRGDWDEDDVEIEIPADHPVWRQLWMRREELSRADFDDETDTERREACWDVFDSLEIELLVPILFGVDLLGVIAVGRKLSGERLTVDDRQLLRTLANQSAIAIENGKAFDEIAQLNETLEARVEERTRELRRTQAQLIQSDKLKSLGQLVAGVAHELNNPIGFVHANLQLLDEYLEKLARAQGPPRDPEAAEKARAAITKLLQRSREGTERVKQIVMDLRSFSRTDQAELQRADLHEEIERTLGLMEPRLKNKVEIKREYGEIPQVRCYPGQLNQVFMNLVMNACDAMGDGGTITIRTRPGDLGVHLEFADDGPGIPAEVRNQIFDPFFTTKPVGAGTGLGLSLSHGIIERHGGRLSVESTPGHGATFHIDLPLDAPPPDE; encoded by the coding sequence ATGGATCCCGGCTCCACACTGCGACTGCGTCGGGTGACCGGCCTCGCGGCCGTCGCCTGGGCGATCGCCGCGATCGGCTACTCCGTCTCGATCCTGTTCGTCGCGCCCGACGACCTCGCGCTCCCGCTGCGCTGCTCGGTCGCCGGCACGCGCGCGCTCGTCGAGTGGTCGACGCCCGAGGCGCAGAACGCGGGCGTGCAGCGCGGCGATCGGATCCTGTCGATCGACGGCATCCCGATGAGCTCCGTGCTGCGCGAGGGCGTCGGGTTCCTCGAGCCGGGAAGCGCGAACCGCTACGCGATCGAGAAGCCCGACGGGCGCGTGCTCGTCGTCGATCTCGCCCCCGCGCCGGCGAGCTTCCATCGCCGGCCCGGTCAGACGCTGCTGCACGTCGCGCTGCTGTGTGTCGCGGCGCTCTACCTCGGCGCCGGCGGCGTCGTCTGGTGGAGCCGCCACGAGCGCGCGGACGCGTGGGCCTTCATGCTGTTCTGCTCGATGATGGCGGCCGACGTCGCGTCGTCGCCGCGTCTCGACCTCGCGCCGTGGTCGTTCCCGCGCGTGCTCGCCAACCTGCCACTGCTCGGCGCGTCGGCGTTCCACCTGTTCTCGTCGTATCCGATCGAGCCCAACTGGATCGTGCGGCATCGGCGCATCCGCGCGCTTCCGTACCTGGCCGCGCTCGTGCTCGTGCCGCTCGTGCTCTTCGCGGGCGCGTTCGGCGACGCGGGTGCCGCGGTCGTCTACGAGAGCGCGTTCTTCTTCGGAACGGGGCTCGCGGTCGCGTCGCTCGCGATCCCGTTGATGGAGCGGCGGCGCGCGTACGACGCGGGCATCGGCGCGCGCACCGACATCATGATCCTCGCGGCGACGCTGAGCCTGCTGCCCGCGCTCCTCGTGCTCGTCGCCGAGGCGCTGCTCCAGGTTCCGCTGCCCGTGCACCTCGTGCTGCTGTGGGTGGCGATCTTCCCGATCGCGGTCGGCTACGGGATCCTGCGGCGCCAGCTCTTCGACTTCCGGATCGTCGCGCGCTCGTCCGCCGCGTACGGCGCCTCGACGCTCGCCATCACGGGCCTCTTCGCCTTCCTCATCACGTTCGCCGACACGCTCGTCGACCTGTTCGGCGTCGACGAACGCTCGGTGCAGGTCGCGTTCCTCTTCCTCGCGATCCTCGCCTTCGATCCGCTCCGCGACCGCATGCAGCGGCTCGTCGACCAGCTCTTCGACCGCGACCAGTCGCGCTACCGCTCGGCGGTGCGCGAGATCTCCGAAGCGATGGTGTCGATGCTGAGCCTCGGCGAGATCAGCGATCGCATCCTCATCGCGGTGACGGAGACGATGGGCGTCGATCGCGCGGTGGTGCTGCTGATCGACGAGCGCGACCGCGTGCTGAGGCCGTCCGCGCAGCGCGGCGACTGGGACGAGGACGACGTCGAGATCGAGATCCCGGCCGACCATCCCGTCTGGCGCCAGCTGTGGATGCGGCGCGAGGAGCTCTCGCGCGCCGACTTCGACGACGAGACGGACACCGAGCGGCGCGAGGCGTGCTGGGACGTGTTCGACTCGCTCGAGATCGAGCTCCTCGTCCCGATCCTCTTCGGCGTCGACCTGCTCGGCGTGATCGCGGTCGGTCGCAAGCTCTCGGGCGAGCGGCTCACCGTCGACGACCGACAGCTCCTGCGGACGCTCGCGAACCAGAGCGCGATCGCGATCGAGAACGGCAAGGCGTTCGACGAGATCGCGCAGCTGAACGAGACGCTCGAGGCGCGCGTCGAGGAGCGCACGCGCGAGCTGCGACGCACGCAGGCGCAGCTCATCCAGAGCGACAAGCTCAAGTCGCTCGGCCAGCTCGTCGCGGGCGTCGCGCACGAGCTCAACAACCCGATCGGGTTCGTGCACGCGAACCTGCAGCTGCTCGACGAGTACCTCGAGAAGCTCGCCCGCGCGCAGGGTCCGCCGCGGGACCCCGAAGCCGCGGAGAAGGCGCGCGCGGCGATCACGAAGCTGCTGCAGCGGAGTCGCGAGGGCACCGAGCGCGTGAAGCAGATCGTGATGGACCTGCGCTCGTTCTCGCGCACCGACCAGGCGGAGCTCCAGCGCGCCGACCTGCACGAGGAGATCGAGCGCACGCTCGGCCTCATGGAGCCGCGGCTCAAGAACAAGGTCGAGATCAAGCGCGAGTACGGCGAGATCCCGCAGGTCCGCTGCTACCCCGGGCAGCTCAACCAGGTGTTCATGAACCTCGTGATGAACGCCTGCGACGCGATGGGCGACGGCGGCACGATCACGATCCGCACGCGCCCCGGCGACCTCGGCGTGCACCTCGAGTTCGCGGACGACGGACCGGGCATCCCGGCCGAGGTGCGCAACCAGATCTTCGATCCGTTCTTCACGACGAAGCCCGTGGGCGCGGGTACGGGCCTCGGGCTCTCGCTGTCGCACGGCATCATCGAGCGGCACGGCGGGCGACTCTCGGTCGAGTCGACGCCCGGGCACGGAGCGACGTTCCACATCGACCTGCCGCTCGACGCTCCGCCGCCCGACGAATAG
- a CDS encoding SRPBCC domain-containing protein — translation MITTAMAAVVTAPRERVWRALTSAAEIVRWDEARTALVDAPDAFPIAGAKVRWRSRLGNVALVMNETPQIVEAPERLAVSCSIGSLQFDQLYALVEEPEDAAQPARTRVSLKLAARNQVHLIGADVDRFEVRRMLIERIDATLRALQKWCENAEPPAGDDAAAD, via the coding sequence GTGATCACGACGGCGATGGCGGCGGTCGTCACGGCGCCGCGCGAGCGGGTGTGGCGGGCTCTCACGAGCGCGGCGGAGATCGTTCGCTGGGACGAGGCGCGCACGGCCCTCGTCGATGCGCCGGACGCCTTCCCGATCGCCGGCGCGAAGGTGCGCTGGCGCAGCCGCCTCGGGAACGTCGCGCTCGTCATGAACGAGACGCCGCAGATCGTCGAGGCGCCCGAGCGGCTCGCCGTCTCGTGCAGCATCGGAAGCCTGCAGTTCGACCAGCTCTACGCGCTCGTCGAGGAGCCCGAGGACGCCGCGCAGCCGGCGCGGACGCGCGTCTCGCTCAAGCTCGCGGCGCGCAACCAGGTGCACCTGATCGGCGCCGACGTCGATCGCTTCGAGGTGCGGCGGATGCTGATCGAGCGCATCGACGCGACGCTCCGCGCGCTGCAGAAGTGGTGCGAGAACGCGGAGCCACCGGCGGGCGACGACGCCGCGGCCGACTAA
- a CDS encoding CoA pyrophosphatase: protein MVELDAVRRALARHEPLLLRDAARSQAAVAMILREGGRAAGSAPEVLFIERARHEGDPWSGHMAFPGGRVDAADPHERAAAERETLEEVGLDLAGAHHIGRLDDLPGRGAAKEHGLVISGHVYVWEGDAPLALDAREVASAFWFPLADLHVPARHVPHTYPGAQMEFPGILVGQPGRHVVWGLTYRFLEVFFGIVGRPLPERWSFDRDEAMS, encoded by the coding sequence ATGGTCGAGCTCGATGCCGTTCGCCGCGCGCTCGCGCGCCACGAGCCGCTCCTGCTGCGCGACGCGGCGCGCAGCCAGGCGGCCGTCGCGATGATCCTGCGCGAGGGTGGGCGCGCCGCGGGCTCTGCGCCCGAGGTGCTCTTCATCGAGCGCGCGCGCCACGAGGGCGATCCGTGGTCGGGGCACATGGCGTTCCCGGGCGGCCGCGTCGACGCGGCCGACCCGCACGAGCGCGCGGCGGCCGAGCGCGAGACGCTCGAGGAGGTCGGGCTCGACCTCGCGGGTGCGCACCACATCGGAAGGCTCGACGACCTGCCCGGCCGCGGCGCCGCGAAGGAGCACGGTCTCGTCATCTCGGGGCACGTCTACGTCTGGGAGGGCGACGCGCCGCTCGCGCTCGACGCGCGCGAGGTCGCATCGGCCTTCTGGTTCCCGCTCGCCGACCTCCACGTGCCCGCGCGCCACGTGCCGCACACGTATCCCGGGGCGCAGATGGAGTTCCCGGGCATCCTCGTCGGGCAGCCCGGGCGCCACGTCGTCTGGGGGCTGACCTATCGATTCCTCGAGGTGTTCTTCGGGATCGTCGGGCGCCCGCTCCCCGAGCGCTGGTCGTTCGACCGCGACGAGGCGATGTCCTGA